A region from the Lemur catta isolate mLemCat1 chromosome 7, mLemCat1.pri, whole genome shotgun sequence genome encodes:
- the FANCF gene encoding Fanconi anemia group F protein: MEPLAQHLERFSEVLAVSSTAHVSTWDPATVRRALQWARYLRHIYRRFGRHGRIRKALERRLHNQWRQEDGFGSRPVPGLTNFQALGHCDILLSLRLLENRDLGDAARHHLLQQLFPGPDVRDAEDESLQDRLVCLARRRSAVHMLRFCGYKENLNLPEDSQLRTQAEMLLERLQEVGKAEAEGPSTFLSSLWERLPQNNFLKVVAAALLQPPVPPRPQEEELELGSPRTAGEGAQELVHWLLGKSEVMAVFCRRLPAGLLTVVASRHQALSRVYLGLLTDWGRQLHYDLQKGIWVGAESQDVTWEELCDRFQSLCQAPPPLRDEVVTVLKSCKAQDGDFEVPGLSIWTDLLLALRRVA, from the coding sequence ATGGAACCGCTCGCACAGCACCTGGAGCGCTTTTCCGAGGTTCTAGCGGTCTCGAGCACTGCTCACGTCAGCACCTGGGACCCTGCCACCGTTCGCAGGGCCCTGCAGTGGGCTCGCTACCTGCGCCACATCTACCGGCGCTTTGGTCGCCATGGCCGCATCCGCAAGGCTCTGGAGCGGCGGCTGCACAACCagtggaggcaggaggacggctttGGGTCCAGGCCAGTCCCGGGATTGACGAACTTCCAGGCCCTCGGGCATTGTGACATCCTGCTGTCTCTGCGCCTGCTGGAGAACCGAGACCTCGGGGATGCCGCTCGTCACCACCTGCTGCAGCAGCTTTTCCCGGGCCCGGACGTCCGGGACGCCGAGGATGAGTCGCTCCAAGACCGCCTGGTCTGCCTCGCCCGCCGCCGATCCGCGGTCCACATGCTGCGCTTCTGTGGATATAAAGAGAACCTGAATCTGCCGGAGGACTCACAGCTGAGGACCCAGGCAGAGATGCTGCTGGAGCGTCTGCAGGAGGTGGGGAAGGCCGAAGCGGAGGGTCCCAGCACGTTTCTCAGCAGCTTGTGGGAGCGCTTGCCTCAGAACAACTTCTTGAAGGTGGTGGCGGCGGCGCTGTTGCAGCCGCCTGTGCCTCCCCGGCCCCAAGAAGAGGAGTTGGAACTGGGCAGCCCCAGAACAGCTGGAGAGGGGGCTCAAGAGCTTGTCCACTGGCTTCTGGGGAAGTCGGAAGTCATGGCTGTCTTTTGCCGTCGCCTCCCAGCTGGGCTTTTAACTGTGGTGGCAAGCCGCCACCAAGCGCTTTCTCGTGTCTATCTGGGTCTGCTAACAGACTGGGGTCGACAGCTGCACTATGACCTTCAGAAAGGCATTTGGGTTGGAGCTGAGTCCCAAGATGTGACCTGGGAGGAGTTGTGCGATAGGTTTCAAAGCCTCTGTCAGGCCCCTCCTCCTCTGAGAGATGAAGTTGTAACTGTCCTAAAGTCCTGTAAGGCGCAGGATGGGGATTTCGAAGTCCCTGGTCTCAGCATCTGGACGGACCTGTTGTTAGCTCTTCGGAGGGTTGCGTGA